A stretch of Thermotoga sp. SG1 DNA encodes these proteins:
- the ispG gene encoding flavodoxin-dependent (E)-4-hydroxy-3-methylbut-2-enyl-diphosphate synthase produces MRRSVRVGKVTIGGGAPVSVQSMTTTKTSDVESTVLQIKRLEETGCEIVRVAVQDEEDAKAIRRIKERISIPVVADIQFDYRLAILSVKSGADKIRINPGNMSKERLRDVVSVAKEYGVPIRVGANVGSLKHRTSERWKDLAESALEEVRTLEREGFYDIVVSVKSSNVLETIRANEYIAERVDYPIHLGVTEAGIAETAIVKSSIAIGHLLLKGIGDTIRVSIAGDPVREVIAGKKILISLGLREGLEVIACPTCGRAEINVEELAQKVESSLFHINRSLKVAVMGCVVNGIGEGRDADLGVAGLKDGVVIFVKGEIREKVPKERVIDRLRFYINELLKEVD; encoded by the coding sequence ATGAGAAGGTCTGTTAGGGTTGGAAAGGTGACGATAGGTGGAGGAGCACCGGTGAGCGTGCAGTCAATGACCACAACAAAGACATCGGATGTGGAAAGCACCGTGCTTCAGATAAAACGACTCGAAGAAACAGGATGCGAAATCGTGCGCGTGGCCGTCCAGGATGAAGAGGATGCAAAGGCGATCAGGAGAATAAAAGAAAGAATTTCCATTCCTGTGGTGGCGGATATACAGTTTGACTACAGGCTTGCGATTCTTTCTGTGAAAAGCGGTGCGGACAAAATAAGAATAAATCCGGGAAACATGAGCAAAGAACGTTTGAGGGATGTGGTCAGTGTAGCAAAGGAATACGGTGTACCCATCCGCGTTGGAGCAAACGTTGGGTCCCTGAAGCACAGGACATCAGAGAGATGGAAGGATCTGGCAGAGTCTGCACTCGAAGAAGTGAGGACCCTCGAAAGGGAAGGCTTCTACGATATCGTTGTGTCCGTGAAGAGTTCGAACGTTCTTGAGACGATAAGAGCGAACGAGTATATCGCTGAAAGAGTGGATTATCCCATACACCTCGGTGTGACGGAAGCGGGGATTGCGGAAACCGCCATTGTGAAGTCTTCGATTGCCATTGGTCATCTTCTGCTGAAGGGGATTGGGGATACGATAAGGGTATCGATAGCCGGAGATCCCGTTCGAGAGGTGATCGCGGGAAAGAAAATCCTGATATCCCTTGGACTGAGAGAGGGCCTGGAAGTGATAGCGTGTCCCACCTGTGGAAGGGCCGAGATAAACGTTGAAGAACTGGCGCAGAAGGTTGAAAGTAGTCTTTTTCACATCAACAGGAGCCTAAAGGTGGCAGTCATGGGATGTGTTGTGAACGGTATCGGTGAGGGAAGGGATGCCGATCTAGGTGTAGCAGGTTTGAAGGATGGTGTGGTGATATTCGTGAAAGGTGAGATAAGGGAAAAAGTTCCGAAGGAAAGGGTTATCGATCGCCTGAGGTTTTACATAAATGAACTTTTGAAGGAGGTGGATTGA